From Lagenorhynchus albirostris chromosome 15, mLagAlb1.1, whole genome shotgun sequence, one genomic window encodes:
- the LOC132506295 gene encoding CREB-regulated transcription coactivator 1-like: MRGGRPAAAQRQPGPAPAPGTPAQPPAPSPAPPLARPALAGPSLEPNSGTLAPRSHCPPSPTPNQGCQGVALELGQPPADQYVQAQQFSETEGRAKGHVLRLPHPADKSPSHQATLSVWGPRGSPESQVAGALGDTQTEPSLDQVLRERDEAIAKKRAVEAELDIFKAKLRAVEAQLLEVLEEKLRLKQEVEAWEDDMQWMVRQQVESQLQRESRGALGAPMDPGTARTPWVRFPLRWWGRWR, from the exons ATGCGCGGCGGCCGCCCCGCGGCTGCGCAGCGccagcccggccccgccccggcccccggGACCccggcccagcccccagcccccagcccggccccgccccttgCCCGCCCCGCCCTGGCGGGTCCCAGCCTAGAGCCCAATTCTGGGACTCTGGCTCCCCGCTCCCactgcccaccctcccccacacccAATCAG ggcTGCCAAGGTGTTGCTCTGGAGCTGGGCCAGCCCCCTGCTGATCAGTATGTCCAGGCCCAGCAGTTCTCCGAGACT GAAGGGAGGGCAAAGGGCCACGTCCTCCGCCTGCCCCACCCTGCTGACAAGAGTCCCAGTCACCAGGCCACCCTCTCAGTCTGGGGCCCTCGAGGG AGCCCAGAATCCCAAGTGGCTGGAGCGCTGGGGGACACCCAGACAGAGCCCTCGCTGGACCAGGTCCTCCGGGAGCGGGATGAAGCCATTGCCAA GAAACGGGCAGTGGAGGCTGAGCTGGACATATTCAAAGCCAAGTTGCGAGCTGTGGAGGCCCAGCTGCTGGAAGTTCTGGAGGAGAAGctgagactgaagcaggaggTGGAGGCCTGGGAG GATGACATGCAGTGGATGGTGAGGCAGCAGGTCGAGAGTCAGCTGCAGAGAGAGTCCAGGGGCGCTCTGGGAGCCCCCATGGACCCTGGAACTGCCAGGACCCCCTGGGTCAGATTCCCCCTGCGTTGGTGGGGACGTTGGCGGTGA
- the STX1A gene encoding syntaxin-1A, translating into MKDRTQELRTAKDSDDDDDVTVTVDRDRFMDEFFEQVEEIRGFIDKISENVEEVKRKHSAILASPNPDEKTKEELEELMSDIKKTANKVRSKLKSIEQSIEQEEGLSRSSADLRIRKTQHSTLSRKFVEVMSEYNTTQTDYRERCKGRIQRQLEITGRTTTSEELEDMLESGNPAIFASGIIMDSSISKQALSEIETRHSEIIKLESSIRELHDMFTDMALLVESQGEMIDRIEYNVEHSVDYVERAVSDTKKAVKYQSKARRKKIMIIICCVVLGIVIASTFGGIFG; encoded by the exons ATGAAGGACCGAACACAGGAGCTCCGCACG GCCAAGGACAGCGATGATGATGACGATGTCACTGTCACCGTGGACCGAGACCGCTTCATGGATGAGTTCTTCGAACAG GTGGAGGAGATCCGTGGCTTCATTGACAAGATCTCAGAGAACGTGGAGGAGGTGAAGCGGAAGCACAGCGCCATCCTGGCCTCCCCCAACCCTGATGAGA AAACCAAGGAAGAGCTGGAGGAACTCATGTCTGACATAAAGAAGACAGCAAACAAAGTTCGCTCCAAATTGAAGA GCATCGAGCAGAGCATCGAGCAGGAGGAAGGCCTGAGCCGCTCATCCGCTGACCTGAGGATCCGAAAGACACAG CACTCCACACTGTCCCGGAAGTTTGTGGAGGTGATGTCAGAGTACAACACCACGCAGACTGACTACCGCGAGCGCTGCAAGGGCCGCATCCAGAGGCAGCTGGAGATCA CCGGCCGGACCACGACCAGCGAGGAGCTGGAGGACATGCTGGAGAGTGGGAACCCCGCCATCTTTGCCTCCGGG ATCATCATGGACTCCAGCATCTCCAAGCAGGCCCTGAGCGAAATCGAGACGCGCCACAGTGAGATCATCAAGCTGGAGAGCAGCATCCGGGAGCTGCACGACATGTTCACGGACATGGCCCTGCTCGTGGAGAGCCAG GGAGAGATGATTGACAGGATTGAGTACAACGTGGAACATTCGGTGGACTACGTGGAGAGGGCTGTGTCTGACACCAAGAAGGCCGTCAAGTACCAGAGCAAGGCTCGCCGG AAGAAGATCATGATCATCATCTGCTGTGTGGTCCTGGGCATCGTCATCGCCTCCACCTTCGGAGGCATCTTCGGGTAG